One stretch of Aeromicrobium fastidiosum DNA includes these proteins:
- a CDS encoding GNAT family N-acetyltransferase: MTFTHRPVDPVGDLDLLHAWVTQPRAEFWGMTTYTRDEVGEVYAFLDGLSTHHAYLVHRDDRPVAIFQTYEPQHDAVGETYDVQEGDLGCHLFVGPADVPEPGFTGHLLEYLFGVVLSDPAVQRIVVEPDVRNAASIARFERAGLRRSDVVELPDKTAQLAFVTRDELPQPGHGDGPPDRGRQAARR; the protein is encoded by the coding sequence ATGACGTTCACGCACCGCCCCGTCGACCCGGTCGGCGACCTCGACCTGCTGCACGCGTGGGTGACGCAGCCGCGTGCCGAGTTCTGGGGGATGACGACGTACACCCGCGACGAGGTCGGCGAGGTCTATGCGTTCCTCGACGGCCTGTCGACCCATCACGCCTACCTCGTGCACCGTGACGACCGACCGGTCGCGATCTTCCAGACCTACGAGCCGCAGCACGACGCCGTCGGCGAGACGTACGACGTGCAGGAAGGTGACCTCGGCTGCCACCTGTTCGTCGGTCCGGCCGACGTGCCGGAACCGGGCTTCACGGGGCACCTCTTGGAGTACCTGTTCGGCGTCGTGTTGTCCGACCCCGCGGTGCAGCGCATCGTGGTCGAGCCGGACGTCCGCAACGCGGCCTCGATCGCCCGGTTCGAGCGGGCCGGGCTGCGCCGCAGCGACGTCGTCGAGCTGCCCGACAAGACTGCCCAGCTGGCCTTCGTCACCCGCGACGAGCTGCCTCAACCCGGGCATGGCGACGGGCCGCCGGACCGGGGGCGTCAGGCGGCTCGGCGGTAG
- a CDS encoding penicillin acylase family protein, producing the protein MSVTRDAFGVPTIRGTSIDDLAHEQGRVTAIDRGDQIELDRLHLEGRTSEVLGIAGAGWDVFARQSLLAETARACFDRMGAETQRFCSAYVAGIESALVRRQPGTWMPWTPLGIFLVQHALFGTFATKLWRARVAATLGDDALDLIGGEGPALSGSNAWVAGGGRTASGSPMIAGDPHRVLESPGVYQQVRLVCPGVDVVGLAFPGVPGVQHFAHAGDVAWAITNAMADYEDLFIEHLRRTGDGVEAKGSEGWYAADVRTETIAVRGADPIDVEVVVTRQGPVVVGGPDTGEGLSLRTSARVGRDLGFDAIVPLLRSRSVEDVDRALDRWVLPVNNVVIADRTGRTRYRVAGRVPTRDEQARRVPVPAWDERHAWTGWLDPLPATELAPDDVLVTANERRGPESAAVGHEFAPPHRADRLRTLIGDLDDLTVADAAALHVDTTLAPSFALRGLLGRAIDLGEDAERVRAVIDSWDGRMDADSAGAATFAAVRGALVRLLAEQPAFGGLREASPYPALFDPWTDLTGRLAQELDRLLARTPTPWGIDLVSLAGQALEEIGRTGAPATWGATHVWAPAGVPAVALSGDTECVLSTSSVPGVTDVVLRGPVARYVWDLADRSASRWIVPLGASGDPADPHHHDQLEHWAAGRLVPIPQEQP; encoded by the coding sequence GTGAGCGTCACCCGGGACGCGTTCGGGGTGCCCACGATCCGGGGCACGTCGATCGACGACCTCGCCCACGAGCAGGGCCGCGTCACCGCGATCGACCGCGGCGACCAGATCGAGCTCGACCGCCTGCACCTCGAGGGCCGCACCTCGGAGGTGCTGGGCATCGCGGGAGCGGGCTGGGACGTGTTCGCCCGGCAGTCGCTGCTGGCCGAGACCGCCCGTGCGTGCTTCGACCGGATGGGAGCGGAGACGCAACGGTTCTGCTCGGCGTACGTCGCGGGCATCGAGTCCGCGCTGGTGCGCCGGCAGCCGGGCACGTGGATGCCGTGGACGCCGCTCGGCATCTTCCTCGTCCAGCACGCCCTGTTCGGGACGTTCGCGACCAAGCTGTGGCGAGCGAGGGTCGCGGCGACGCTCGGCGACGACGCGCTCGACCTCATCGGCGGTGAGGGCCCGGCCCTGTCGGGCAGCAACGCCTGGGTCGCCGGCGGCGGCCGGACGGCGTCGGGCAGCCCCATGATCGCCGGCGACCCGCACCGCGTGCTGGAGTCGCCGGGCGTCTACCAGCAGGTGCGCCTGGTCTGCCCCGGCGTCGACGTCGTCGGGCTGGCCTTTCCGGGCGTGCCCGGGGTGCAGCACTTCGCCCACGCGGGCGACGTCGCGTGGGCCATCACGAATGCGATGGCCGACTACGAGGACCTGTTCATCGAGCACCTGCGCCGCACCGGAGACGGTGTCGAGGCCAAGGGGTCCGAGGGCTGGTACGCCGCGGACGTCCGCACCGAGACGATCGCCGTCCGCGGAGCCGACCCGATCGACGTCGAGGTCGTCGTGACACGTCAGGGCCCTGTGGTCGTCGGCGGACCGGACACCGGAGAGGGGCTCAGCCTGCGCACCTCGGCCCGCGTCGGGCGCGATCTCGGCTTCGACGCGATCGTGCCGCTGCTGCGGTCGCGCTCGGTCGAGGACGTCGACCGAGCGCTCGACCGGTGGGTGCTGCCCGTCAACAACGTCGTCATCGCCGATCGCACCGGCCGCACCCGTTACCGGGTGGCCGGACGCGTGCCGACGCGCGACGAGCAGGCCCGACGCGTGCCCGTCCCGGCGTGGGACGAGCGCCATGCCTGGACGGGCTGGCTCGACCCGCTGCCGGCCACCGAGCTCGCGCCGGACGACGTTCTCGTCACGGCCAACGAGCGTCGTGGGCCCGAGAGTGCCGCGGTGGGTCACGAGTTCGCTCCGCCGCACCGGGCCGACCGGCTCCGCACCCTGATCGGGGACCTCGACGACCTCACGGTCGCTGACGCCGCCGCGCTCCACGTCGACACGACGCTGGCTCCTTCCTTCGCGCTGCGAGGGCTGCTCGGCCGTGCCATCGATCTCGGGGAGGACGCCGAGCGGGTGCGCGCCGTCATCGACTCCTGGGACGGGCGCATGGATGCCGACAGTGCCGGTGCCGCGACGTTCGCGGCGGTGCGGGGCGCCCTGGTGCGGCTGCTCGCCGAGCAGCCGGCCTTCGGGGGATTGCGAGAGGCGTCGCCGTACCCGGCACTGTTCGACCCGTGGACCGACCTGACCGGTCGCTTGGCGCAAGAGCTCGACCGTCTGCTGGCGCGCACGCCGACCCCGTGGGGCATCGATCTCGTGTCGCTGGCGGGGCAGGCACTCGAGGAGATCGGCCGCACCGGCGCGCCCGCCACGTGGGGCGCGACGCACGTGTGGGCACCGGCCGGCGTCCCTGCGGTCGCCCTGTCTGGCGACACCGAGTGTGTCCTGTCGACGTCGAGCGTCCCGGGCGTCACCGACGTGGTGCTCAGGGGGCCCGTCGCCCGCTACGTGTGGGACCTCGCCGACCGCTCTGCCAGCCGGTGGATCGTGCCGCTCGGCGCGTCCGGCGACCCAGCCGACCCGCACCACCACGACCAGCTCGAGCACTGGGCCGCAGGCCGTCTCGTGCCTATCCCTCAGGAGCAGCCATGA
- a CDS encoding GNAT family N-acetyltransferase, with amino-acid sequence MTADVLLARETRVGRITIEPVDVDRDGDLLHAWITHPRSVFWGMQDATVQDVWDAYAAIVADPHHDAWLGRVDGAPAFLAETYDPEHSELAGRYDWQLGDIGMHLLVAPTDEPRSGFTSAVFRTVMELCLDDPRRQRVVVEPDVRNRRIAALNAAAGFRVVGEVELSDKVAALSICTRADFEASQPTTHLTDESMGRAHRMLVAKAIGEFAHERLLDPRPVGVDHEIVSPDGRVRYRFHAHRYELDHWVVGPWSIHRTVDDEAADVDALAFVVEHAEVLGIPDDLLPTYLEEISSTLAGSAWKHVHHTTSARDLVGADFQAIEAAMTEGHPAFVANNGRIGFSVSDYEAYAPETGSRFTIVWVAARRELAHLSLGEGLEEQSFYAGELDAAARQRFDGTLRGRGLEPSDYLLVPVHPWQWEHKIAITFAADLGRGDLVLLGHGDDEYQAQQSIRTYFNTSRRDRHYVKTALSIQNMGFMRGLSPRYMRATPAINDWVADVVASDDELRSTGFGVLRERAAIGYTGDVYHRLGTPSPYTKMLAALWRESPEAQLADGERLATMASLLHRDRDGASYAVALIRASGLGPAEWVGRYLRAYLRPVVHCLHRYELAFMPHGENLILVLDGHVPTRVVMKDIGEEIAVLGDIDLPADVERVRAQVPPDVKALSVLTDVFDGFLRFLAAILAEDGMLASDDFWALVARTISEHQDDHPELAEAFARIDLFAPEFAHSCLNRLQLRDTRQMVDLSDQAESLLFAGTLDNPIARYRR; translated from the coding sequence ATGACCGCCGACGTGCTCCTGGCCCGCGAGACCCGGGTCGGACGCATCACGATCGAGCCCGTCGACGTCGACCGCGACGGCGACCTGCTGCACGCGTGGATCACGCACCCCCGATCCGTGTTCTGGGGCATGCAGGACGCGACGGTGCAGGACGTGTGGGATGCCTATGCGGCGATCGTCGCCGATCCGCACCACGACGCCTGGCTGGGCCGGGTCGACGGCGCGCCGGCCTTCCTCGCCGAGACGTACGACCCCGAGCACAGCGAGCTGGCCGGACGGTACGACTGGCAGCTGGGTGACATCGGCATGCACCTGCTGGTGGCCCCGACCGACGAGCCCCGCAGCGGGTTCACGTCGGCGGTGTTCCGCACCGTCATGGAGCTGTGCCTCGACGACCCACGCCGCCAGCGCGTGGTCGTCGAGCCCGACGTGCGCAACCGTCGCATCGCGGCGCTCAACGCCGCGGCGGGCTTCCGCGTCGTCGGCGAGGTCGAGCTGTCCGACAAGGTCGCGGCGCTCAGCATCTGCACCCGGGCCGACTTCGAGGCCAGCCAGCCGACCACGCACCTGACCGACGAGTCGATGGGCCGCGCCCACCGCATGCTGGTCGCCAAGGCGATCGGCGAGTTCGCCCACGAGCGACTCCTCGACCCGCGCCCCGTTGGGGTCGATCACGAGATCGTCTCGCCCGACGGGCGCGTCCGCTACCGGTTCCACGCCCACCGCTACGAGCTCGACCACTGGGTCGTCGGCCCCTGGTCGATCCACCGGACGGTCGACGACGAGGCCGCCGACGTCGACGCCCTGGCCTTCGTCGTCGAGCACGCCGAGGTGCTGGGCATTCCCGACGACCTGCTGCCGACGTACCTCGAGGAGATCAGCAGCACCCTCGCCGGATCGGCGTGGAAGCACGTCCACCACACGACCTCGGCCCGCGACCTCGTGGGTGCCGACTTCCAGGCGATCGAGGCCGCCATGACCGAAGGGCACCCGGCGTTCGTCGCCAACAACGGCCGCATCGGCTTCTCCGTCAGCGACTACGAGGCCTATGCCCCCGAGACGGGCTCGCGGTTCACGATCGTCTGGGTCGCGGCGCGTCGCGAGCTGGCACACCTGTCGCTCGGCGAAGGGCTCGAGGAGCAGTCGTTCTACGCCGGCGAGCTCGACGCCGCCGCACGTCAACGCTTCGACGGGACGCTCCGCGGCCGGGGACTCGAGCCGTCCGACTACCTGCTGGTGCCGGTGCACCCGTGGCAGTGGGAGCACAAGATCGCGATCACGTTCGCGGCCGACCTGGGCCGCGGCGACCTGGTGCTGCTGGGCCACGGCGACGACGAGTACCAGGCGCAGCAGTCGATCCGGACGTACTTCAACACGTCCCGCCGCGACCGCCACTACGTCAAGACCGCGCTGTCGATCCAGAACATGGGCTTCATGCGGGGTCTGTCGCCCCGCTACATGCGGGCCACGCCGGCGATCAACGACTGGGTCGCGGACGTCGTCGCATCCGACGACGAGCTGCGGTCGACGGGATTCGGGGTGCTGCGTGAGCGGGCCGCGATCGGCTACACGGGCGACGTGTACCACCGGCTGGGCACGCCCTCGCCGTACACCAAGATGCTCGCGGCGCTGTGGCGCGAGAGCCCCGAGGCGCAGCTCGCGGACGGTGAACGGCTGGCGACCATGGCGTCGCTGCTGCACCGCGACCGCGACGGTGCGTCGTACGCCGTGGCGCTGATCCGCGCCTCGGGCCTCGGCCCGGCCGAGTGGGTGGGCCGCTACCTGCGGGCCTACCTGCGTCCGGTCGTGCACTGCCTGCACCGCTACGAGCTGGCCTTCATGCCGCACGGCGAGAACCTGATCCTGGTGCTCGACGGACACGTGCCGACCCGCGTGGTGATGAAGGACATCGGCGAGGAGATCGCGGTGCTCGGCGACATCGACCTGCCCGCCGACGTCGAGCGGGTGCGCGCCCAGGTGCCGCCTGACGTCAAGGCGTTGTCGGTGCTGACCGACGTGTTCGATGGGTTCCTGCGCTTCCTCGCCGCGATCCTCGCCGAGGACGGGATGCTGGCCTCGGACGACTTCTGGGCGCTCGTGGCGCGGACGATCAGTGAGCACCAGGACGACCACCCCGAGCTGGCCGAGGCGTTCGCCCGCATCGACCTGTTCGCCCCCGAGTTCGCGCACTCGTGCCTCAACCGGCTCCAGCTGCGCGACACCCGCCAGATGGTCGACCTGAGCGACCAGGCCGAGTCGCTGCTGTTCGCGGGGACGCTCGACAACCCCATCGCCCGGTACCGCCGGTGA
- a CDS encoding lysine N(6)-hydroxylase/L-ornithine N(5)-oxygenase family protein, translating to METYDFAAIGLGPFNLGLACLAEPVDGLDGVFLESREEFSWHPGMMLQDATLQVPFMADLVTMADPTSRYSFLNYLKQTGRLYPFYIRESFYPLRAEYDAYCRWAAAQVDGVRFGRHVDRVEHDGEAYVLTTRLRSGATETYRARRLVLGTGTTPHVPSAASGLDGPVIHSADYLTRKAALQAQRSITVIGSGQSAAEVYLDLLEDIDAHDYELVWATRSPRFFPMEYTKLTLEMTSPEYTRHFHGLPAATRDELLREQRSLYKGISRDLVDAIFDTLYRKRVHGDVPTRLLTNTELTDASWDAASGCYSLAMRHTELDEPLDLQTEGLVLATGYRSQLPAFVAGIAGRIRLDARGRYDVAADYTIDHDDQEVYVQNAEEHTHGLIAPDLGMGAYRNSIIIRGLCGREVYPVEQRIAFQEFGVPADLARRPAEVSR from the coding sequence ATGGAGACGTACGACTTCGCCGCGATCGGCCTCGGCCCCTTCAACCTGGGCCTGGCGTGCCTCGCCGAGCCGGTCGACGGCCTCGACGGCGTCTTCCTGGAGTCCCGTGAGGAGTTCAGCTGGCATCCGGGCATGATGCTGCAGGACGCCACGCTGCAGGTGCCGTTCATGGCCGATCTCGTGACGATGGCCGACCCCACGTCGCGATACTCGTTCCTTAACTACCTCAAGCAGACCGGTCGGCTCTACCCGTTCTACATCCGCGAGAGCTTCTACCCGCTGCGCGCGGAGTATGACGCCTACTGCCGGTGGGCGGCGGCGCAGGTCGACGGCGTCCGGTTCGGACGTCACGTCGATCGCGTCGAGCACGACGGCGAGGCGTACGTCCTGACGACCCGGCTGCGGTCGGGTGCCACCGAGACGTACCGGGCGCGCCGGCTCGTGCTCGGCACGGGCACGACGCCGCACGTGCCCTCTGCGGCCAGTGGGCTCGACGGCCCGGTCATCCACTCCGCCGACTACCTCACCCGCAAGGCGGCCCTGCAGGCACAGCGCTCGATCACGGTCATCGGCAGCGGCCAGAGCGCCGCGGAGGTCTACCTCGACCTGCTGGAGGACATCGATGCCCACGACTACGAGCTCGTCTGGGCCACGCGGTCGCCCCGGTTCTTCCCGATGGAGTACACCAAGCTGACGCTCGAGATGACGTCGCCGGAGTACACCCGGCACTTCCACGGCCTGCCGGCGGCGACGCGCGACGAGCTGCTGCGCGAGCAGCGGTCGCTCTACAAGGGCATCAGCCGCGACCTCGTCGACGCCATCTTCGACACGCTCTACCGCAAGCGGGTGCACGGGGACGTCCCCACGCGCCTGCTGACCAACACCGAGCTGACGGACGCCTCGTGGGACGCCGCCTCGGGCTGTTACTCCCTCGCGATGCGCCACACCGAGCTCGACGAGCCGCTCGACCTGCAGACCGAGGGGCTCGTGCTCGCGACGGGCTACCGGTCGCAGCTGCCGGCGTTCGTGGCAGGCATCGCCGGACGCATCCGGCTCGACGCCCGGGGCCGCTACGACGTCGCCGCCGACTACACGATCGACCATGACGACCAGGAGGTCTACGTGCAGAACGCCGAGGAGCACACGCACGGGCTCATCGCCCCCGACCTGGGGATGGGCGCCTATCGCAACTCGATCATCATCCGGGGCCTGTGCGGGCGCGAGGTCTACCCCGTCGAGCAGCGCATCGCGTTCCAGGAGTTCGGGGTGCCGGCCGACCTGGCTCGCCGTCCGGCGGAGGTGTCGCGATGA
- a CDS encoding pyridoxal phosphate-dependent decarboxylase family protein: protein MRHHLFNAANIERYRDEMGRGVAAVADHVVGVRGPWSGAGVAEVAAKVDDVDLDRPLADMTDVLDEVRSVYLDDAVWFHEPRYLAHLNCPVVIPALVAEVLVSSVNSSLDTWDQSGGGTLIERRLIRWTADRIGLGPEADGVFTSGGTQSNLQALLMARGQAFHADTSPRLRIFSSQDSHFSVQKSANVLGLGPDAVVTIPTDDRRRMDVRALDRAIWDARAAGHVPMAVVATAGTTDYGSIDPLAGIADVCAQHGVWMHVDAAYGGGLLVSQQHRSLLDGIERADSVTVDYHKTFFQPVSSSAVLVRDGDALRHVRYHADYLNPRSSGQPNQVDKSLQTTRRFDALKLWMTLRAMGADGIGEYVDAVIDLAVTAHELVLDDPDLEVVTAPALSTLVFRFRPAGLSEDDADRVNPGIRQMIAGSGTAVIAGTRSDGRAWLKLTMLNPETTVDDLGAVLALVTGFGRQLLDDLHTTQEVH, encoded by the coding sequence GTGCGTCACCACCTGTTCAACGCAGCCAACATCGAACGCTACCGCGACGAGATGGGCCGGGGGGTCGCGGCCGTGGCCGATCACGTCGTCGGCGTCAGGGGGCCGTGGTCGGGTGCGGGCGTCGCCGAGGTGGCCGCCAAGGTCGACGACGTCGACCTCGATCGTCCGCTCGCCGACATGACCGACGTGCTGGACGAGGTGAGGTCGGTCTACCTCGACGACGCCGTGTGGTTCCACGAGCCGCGCTACCTGGCCCACCTCAACTGCCCCGTCGTCATACCGGCGCTGGTCGCCGAGGTGCTGGTGTCGTCGGTCAACTCCTCGCTCGACACCTGGGACCAGAGCGGGGGCGGGACGCTCATCGAGCGCCGGCTGATCCGCTGGACCGCCGACCGCATCGGTCTCGGGCCGGAGGCGGACGGCGTCTTCACGAGCGGTGGCACCCAGTCGAACCTGCAGGCGCTGCTCATGGCCCGAGGCCAGGCCTTCCATGCCGACACGTCCCCGCGTCTGCGCATCTTCTCGTCGCAGGACAGCCACTTCAGCGTGCAGAAGTCGGCCAACGTCCTCGGACTCGGGCCCGACGCCGTCGTGACGATCCCCACCGACGACCGCCGCCGCATGGACGTCCGCGCCCTCGACCGTGCCATCTGGGACGCCCGCGCGGCCGGCCACGTCCCGATGGCGGTCGTGGCGACCGCCGGCACGACCGACTACGGCAGCATCGACCCGCTCGCCGGCATCGCCGACGTCTGCGCCCAGCACGGAGTCTGGATGCACGTCGACGCGGCCTACGGCGGGGGCCTGCTGGTGTCGCAGCAGCACCGCAGCCTGCTCGACGGCATCGAGCGCGCCGACTCGGTGACCGTCGACTACCACAAGACGTTCTTCCAGCCCGTCAGCTCGAGCGCCGTGCTGGTCCGCGACGGCGACGCCCTGCGCCACGTCAGGTACCACGCCGACTACCTCAACCCCCGCTCGTCGGGCCAGCCCAACCAGGTCGACAAGAGCTTGCAGACGACGCGCAGGTTCGACGCGCTCAAGCTCTGGATGACGCTGCGGGCCATGGGTGCCGACGGCATCGGCGAGTACGTCGACGCCGTGATCGACCTGGCCGTCACGGCCCACGAGCTGGTGCTGGACGATCCCGATCTCGAGGTCGTGACCGCGCCGGCGCTCAGCACGCTGGTGTTCCGGTTCCGCCCCGCGGGCCTGTCGGAGGACGACGCCGACCGGGTCAACCCGGGCATCCGGCAGATGATCGCCGGCAGCGGAACGGCCGTCATCGCCGGCACCCGCTCGGACGGACGGGCGTGGCTCAAGCTCACGATGCTCAACCCCGAGACGACGGTCGACGACCTGGGGGCCGTCCTCGCCCTCGTGACGGGCTTCGGCCGCCAGCTGCTCGACGACCTGCACACCACGCAGGAGGTGCACTGA
- a CDS encoding aldo/keto reductase, which translates to MTTDNSSTTLPTKSLGTLGATPAIGLGLMGMSALYGPADRDESIATIHAALDAGVTLLDTGDLYGMGHNELLVQEALRGRDREAVTLSVKYGALRGPDGSWLGFDASPAATKTWLAYSLQRLGTDHVDIYRPARLDPSVPIEDTVGAIAEMVEAGYVRHIGLSEVGSETIRRAHAVHPIGDLQIEYSLVSRGIEGDILDTCRELGIGITAYGVLSRGLISGHYDASRTGADDFRSHTPRFQGDNLDRNLALVEALRAVADELGVTVAQAAIAWVGSRGDDIVPVVGARTRERLTETLGAATVTLDEQQLVAIEAAVPADEVAGTRYAEAQMATLDSERL; encoded by the coding sequence ATGACGACCGACAACTCCTCGACAACACTGCCCACCAAGAGCCTCGGCACCCTGGGTGCCACCCCCGCGATCGGGCTCGGCCTGATGGGGATGTCCGCCCTGTACGGCCCCGCCGACCGTGACGAGAGCATCGCGACGATCCACGCTGCGCTCGACGCGGGTGTGACGCTGCTCGACACCGGCGACCTGTACGGCATGGGCCACAACGAGCTGCTCGTGCAGGAGGCTCTGCGGGGACGCGACCGCGAGGCCGTGACGCTGAGCGTCAAGTACGGGGCGCTCCGCGGGCCGGACGGCTCGTGGCTCGGCTTCGACGCGAGCCCGGCCGCGACCAAGACGTGGTTGGCCTACTCCCTGCAGCGACTCGGCACCGACCACGTCGACATCTACCGTCCGGCACGGCTGGACCCGTCCGTGCCGATCGAGGACACCGTCGGGGCGATCGCCGAGATGGTCGAGGCCGGCTACGTGCGGCACATCGGTCTGTCGGAGGTCGGGTCGGAGACGATCCGGCGCGCCCACGCCGTGCACCCCATCGGCGACCTGCAGATCGAGTACTCGCTCGTCTCGCGTGGCATCGAGGGCGACATCCTCGACACCTGCCGCGAGCTCGGCATCGGCATCACGGCCTACGGCGTCCTGTCGCGGGGGTTGATCAGCGGTCACTACGACGCCAGCCGCACGGGTGCCGACGACTTCCGGTCGCACACGCCGCGCTTCCAGGGCGACAACCTCGATCGCAACCTGGCTCTCGTCGAGGCCCTTCGTGCCGTCGCGGACGAGCTCGGGGTCACGGTCGCGCAGGCCGCGATCGCGTGGGTGGGCTCGCGTGGCGACGACATCGTCCCGGTGGTGGGTGCGCGGACGCGGGAGCGCCTGACCGAGACGCTGGGCGCTGCCACCGTGACGCTGGACGAGCAGCAGCTCGTCGCGATCGAGGCCGCGGTCCCGGCGGACGAGGTCGCGGGCACTCGCTACGCCGAGGCGCAGATGGCGACGCTCGACAGCGAACGTCTGTGA
- a CDS encoding helix-turn-helix transcriptional regulator, translating into MDRDALADFLLRRREALKPADVGLTAGPRRRAPGLRREEVAHLTGMSVDYYARLEQARSPQPSTQMLRALARTLRLSRDESDHLHRLAGHPAPDRVGSSSHVRPVLLHVLDQLDDCAAFVCSDTDEVLAQNRLSVLLQGDHSGASGLSASSSYRWFTQPGAQDHVVAEDRHEHSRARVADLRATWARRHQDDDIRRLVDALLAESPEFAEIWERHEVGVKHLEHKRFVHPQVGQLTVDCETLATDADGQRLIILGAAPGTEAHGKLQLLRVLGEQSLDEQSLDA; encoded by the coding sequence ATGGACCGTGACGCCCTCGCCGACTTCCTGCTGCGCCGCAGGGAGGCCCTCAAGCCGGCCGACGTCGGCCTGACGGCGGGACCCCGTCGACGCGCCCCCGGTCTCCGCCGGGAGGAGGTCGCCCACCTGACCGGCATGTCGGTCGACTACTACGCCCGCCTCGAGCAGGCCCGCAGCCCCCAGCCGTCCACGCAGATGCTCCGCGCCCTGGCTCGCACGCTGCGGCTCAGCCGCGACGAGAGCGATCACCTGCACCGCCTCGCGGGCCACCCCGCCCCCGACCGCGTCGGGTCGTCGTCGCACGTGCGTCCCGTGCTGCTCCACGTGCTCGACCAGCTCGACGACTGCGCCGCGTTCGTCTGCTCCGACACCGACGAGGTGCTGGCCCAGAACCGGCTGTCCGTGCTGCTGCAGGGCGACCACTCGGGGGCGTCGGGCCTGTCCGCGAGCTCGTCGTACCGGTGGTTCACCCAGCCGGGGGCGCAGGACCATGTCGTCGCCGAGGACCGTCACGAGCACAGCCGTGCGCGGGTCGCCGACCTGCGGGCCACCTGGGCGCGACGCCACCAGGACGACGACATCCGCCGGCTCGTCGACGCCCTGCTGGCCGAGAGCCCGGAGTTCGCCGAGATCTGGGAGCGCCACGAGGTCGGGGTCAAGCACCTCGAGCACAAGCGCTTCGTCCACCCCCAGGTCGGACAGCTGACGGTCGACTGCGAGACGCTCGCGACCGACGCCGACGGCCAGCGCCTCATCATCCTCGGTGCCGCGCCCGGCACCGAGGCGCACGGCAAGCTGCAGCTGCTCCGCGTGTTGGGCGAGCAGAGTCTGGACGAGCAGAGTCTGGACGCCTGA
- a CDS encoding DUF2461 domain-containing protein, translated as MAQFSGFPEAALDFYDDLEMDNTKTFWETHKHVWAESVSAPMKALTAALAAEFGEAKIFRPYRDVRFAKDKTPYKNHQGAFVATGPSTGYYVQVGAPGVRVGAGFYDASTARLASIREAIVDQRRGQELEDLLATLRAAGWEVGGDRLKTSPRGYDADHPRIELLRHKSLTAGRSYGFEHFVHTAELLDHVRADWRAATPLIEWFQAYART; from the coding sequence GTGGCACAGTTCAGCGGATTCCCCGAGGCAGCCCTCGACTTCTACGACGACCTGGAGATGGACAACACCAAGACGTTCTGGGAGACGCACAAGCACGTCTGGGCGGAGTCGGTCTCGGCACCCATGAAGGCGCTGACCGCCGCGCTGGCGGCCGAGTTCGGCGAGGCCAAGATCTTCCGGCCCTACCGCGACGTGCGGTTCGCGAAGGACAAGACGCCCTACAAGAACCACCAGGGCGCGTTCGTCGCGACGGGTCCGTCGACCGGCTACTACGTGCAGGTCGGCGCACCCGGGGTGCGGGTCGGTGCCGGCTTCTACGACGCATCGACCGCCCGGCTGGCCAGCATCCGCGAGGCGATCGTCGACCAGCGCCGCGGCCAGGAGCTCGAGGACCTGCTCGCAACGCTCAGGGCAGCCGGCTGGGAGGTCGGCGGCGACCGCCTCAAGACGTCACCCCGCGGCTACGACGCCGACCATCCCCGCATCGAGCTGCTGCGGCACAAGTCGCTCACGGCCGGACGCTCGTACGGCTTCGAGCACTTCGTCCACACCGCCGAGCTGCTCGACCACGTGCGCGCCGACTGGCGAGCAGCCACTCCCCTGATCGAGTGGTTCCAGGCCTACGCCCGCACCTGA